The following proteins are encoded in a genomic region of Sebastes fasciatus isolate fSebFas1 chromosome 14, fSebFas1.pri, whole genome shotgun sequence:
- the rpgra gene encoding uncharacterized protein rpgra isoform X5: MTGQDDVDIPETGAIFTFGKSSFADNVPSTFWLKNDQPVHLSCGGEHTAVVTENGRLLMFGGNAWGQLGRGFKLAARKPASVKALKSEKVKLVACGRDHTIVCTWRGSVYVAGSNHDGQLGMGHCNNTTSFHLLHPFCDHAPIKMLSAGCNTSAALTEDGRLWMWGANAVGQIGLGDEGFAAEPTEVDVGEAVLWVSCGYHHSAFVTVDGDLYTFGESANGRLGLQVEQLANHRVPQRVQGILGRVTQVCCGGEHTVALTEENVYTFGRGQYGQLGHGTFLFEVDLPKPVEHFSNSSIKHIACGEKHTAVMTNSGLLYTFGDGRHGKLGLGEENFINQFSPTLCTRFFKCNVQLVSCGGNHMLVLAAPRPPESQEVVPEDDATITENFLEPSYTEILQLGALIDPLMALSARARHRQKGSSVELFGEMSHNLPRLSSDFLNPSWQTSRNIPTHKTPSKDFTTPASSPKPQSEVILSPPLFPRSPVLSSKPSSPRSQSSNTFQNKSSTTASSKSKSKELPSPLLSPKSITEQNTPVSPKRAAKKRLYRVSTAKKALIEESPLPPKEPCSPTRPSSDVSNKHLSEEEHPASPQTEEENVQRQIVIEDVEENISEKGVDSDFLPNMEKKKGRALRRTMKEAQLFEVNGKAGHNSLKASPTALLKGSLKKEVSPPRSSKSLKNTSKKVTSKGKENITKQSLKIKTHEDEQARKEPSHLKSPASSPKSPQSVRKTLTEAQQRLTELKRNDRRHRNIKEMNINKEDTKASPFKKNLIETPKKEEHKSSALDKTSPVIKVTTGNETSSISVQSVSSSSVERDSEIQSETTDVKPDEVQMQRETQRVKSTPTKDLHKVESVLGKGQNKALDVKSPLVRKGTTPAQVDTKKSQSVKSTPVKIKGTPQEVKSTPVKSQSKFAGNTPVKSKGRVVENELNTAQKMGGRTADKQKIPGDDGGEDKKKAKESKLKAKTKPGGEEGNEIRVKGQADSEDNTRAKPRSKQTESSSPLLSQQDTPIEVLCNPISSQSTHRTEVVSVSGAKSLQGPEPVDKDLLVSGTSMEDTQSLTEEKPRWGEILSTAALLLPAVGIAGAAMGVLSEAVTSIGASQSDTVTSTPPKTPRRVMQFTKQSAVLQPSFSSTHFSSTEASNPPEESTKKDVQVKKNVVQEEESHGSPQSQQGVVKSDGDEDFSQTEGKNRGTDVETFQQELGEDAKTYNHHEGEEKHTEDEEKKEDEESGSDVEDEGDEESGSDVEDEGEEEGSESSDDVLEEEKLSVSGEEEQENETAEEDEEEETGSSSEEEDEGSEKSDVIEAEEKGEESSEAAGEEGSEESTEEENKKEEEESEVSEDEEDESGEESGSSKSKDSEEEDRDGGDTAESDSEEENEEEEENEVGEEEGETEDQKDSIESEEEETDSEEDEETGKSEGEEDEKRDEASVNDEEEEEDGDPDEDREEQDEKRDKENEEEEEGEEEVSLDEGEAEEETAEEEEEGKEEEEEEGEEEEEESKEEVTEEEEEESKEEDTEEEEEESKEEVTEEEEESKEDLTVEEEEEEEDEEEESKEEVTEEEEESKDEVTEEEEEESKEDLTEEEEESKEDLTEVEEEEEGEEEESKEGVTEEQEEEEEEEEEEEESKEDLTEEEEEEEGEEEESKEGVTEEQEEEEEEEGEEEESKEEVTEEEEGEGEEEVAEEQESEGEEEGDEEEEEEENETKIKPKTETRLNKQREETKQEQPGGKKGGDSEEDEDEESEEEASEEEEEEGEEEESEEKGKAVNIKHGKKHAKREEGEKEKEGNTKVEEEEEEEEEEEEEVKSTTKNVQKLPPDTKDKQQKETPKPAPRTKKIAAREKTEADSKQFWNDVLPQYLDLQ, translated from the exons ATGACGGGACAGGACGATGTGGACATACCCG AAACAGGAGCCATCTTCACATTTGGAAAGAGCAGCTTTGCTGACAATGTGCCTAGTACATTCTGGTTGAAGAATGACCAGCCAGTGCACCTATCTTGTGGTGGAGAGCACACTGCTGTTGTCACAG AAAATGGCAGGCTACTCATGTTTGGTGGTAATGCTTGGGGCCAACTGGGGCGTGGATTTAAGCTTGCTGCCAGGAAACCTGCCTCCGTGAAAG CCTTAAAGTCTGAGAAGGTGAAGCTTGTGGCTTGTGGGAGAGATCACACAATCGTCTGCACAT gGCGGGGTAGTGTGTATGTGGCTGGCAGTAACCACGATGGGCAGCTTGGTATGGGCCACTGCAACAACACTACATCCTTCCACCTGCTTCATCCCTTCTGTGACCATGCACCAATCAAAATGCTGTCTGCAGGATGCAACACCTCAGCTGCCTTAACAG aGGACGGGAGGCTGTGGATGTGGGGAGCCAACGCCGTGGGTCAGATTGGTTTAGGGGACGAGGGGTTTGCAGCAGAACCCACAGAGGTGGATGTTGGGGAGGCGGTGCTTTGGGTCTCCTGTGGGTACCACCACTCAGCATTTGTCACAG tgGATGGAGATCTTTACACGTTTGGCGAGAGTGCGAATGGAAGGCTTGGTCTCCAGGTGGAGCAGCTGGCCAATCACAGAGTCCCTCAGCGGGTGCAAGGGATTCTGGGTCGTGTCACCCAGGTGTGCTGTGGAGGGGAGCACACTGTGGCACTCACAG AGGAGAACGTGTACACGTTTGGTAGAGGTCAGTACGGTCAGCTGGGCCACGGGACATTTCTGTTTGAAGTTGATTTGCCAAAACCAGTGGAGCACTTTAGTAACAGCAGCATCAAACATATCGCCTGTGGAGAAAAGCACACCGCTGTGATGACAA ACAGCGGACTCCTGTACACATTTGGTGATGGTCGTCATGGGAAACTGGGTTTAGGGGAGGAGAACTTCATCAACCAGTTCAGCCCGACACTCTGCACACGTTTTTTCAAGTGCAATGTTCAATTA GTGTCCTGCGGTGGTAACCACATGCTGGTACTGGCTGCACCCAGACCACCAGAGAGCCAAGAAGTGGTGCCAGAGGATGATGCCACAATCACAGAGAACTTTCTAGAGCCAAGTTACACAGAAATCCTTCAGCTGGGCGCTTTGATTGATCCACTCATGGCCCTCTCTGCTCGAGCTCGCCACAGACAAAAA GGAAGCTCTGTGGAGCTGTTTGGAGAGATGTCTCACAACCTCCCACGTCTAAGTTCTGACTTCCTCAACCCCTCCTGGCAAACGTCCAGAAATATCCCAACCCATAAAACGCCCTCAAAGGACTTTACTACCCCTGCATCATCCCCGAAACCACAATCAGAAGTAATACTAAGCCCACCACTCTTCCCCAGATCTCCAGTGTTATCCTCTAAGCCATCGAGCCCACGTTCTCAATCGTCGAACACCTTTCAGAATAAATCCTCTACCACTGCTTCCTCTAAGTCTAAATCCAAAGAGCTGCCTTCTCCCTTACTATCGCCAAAGTCTATAACTGAACAGAACACCCCAGTATCTCCTAAAAGGGCTGCGAAAAAAAGACTGTACAGAGTGTCAACCGCTAAAAAGGCCTTAATTGAAGAATCTCCTCTACCACCTAAAGAGCCCTGCAGCCCCACTAGACCCTCCAGTGATGTTTCCAATAAACATCTCAGTGAGGAAGAGCATCCTGCCTCGCCACAAACAG agGAAGAAAATGTTCAGAGACAAATTGTCATAGAAGATGTGGAGGAGAATATCTCTGAGAAAGGAGTCGACTCTGACTTTTTGCCAAATATG GAAAAGAAGAAAGGTCGAGCTCTTAGAAGAACTATGAAAGAGGCACAGTTGTTTGAGGTCAATGGAAAGGCAGGACATAATTCTCTCAAGGCCTCACCCACAGCGCTCCTGAAAGGCTCTTTAAAGAAAGAAGTGTCTCCACCGAGGAGCTCAAAGAGTCTAAAAAACACATCCAAAAAAGTCACATCTAAAGGCAAAGAGAACATCACCAAGCAGTCTCTTAAAATCAAAACTCATGAAGACGAACAAGCTCGAAAGGAACCCTCGCATTTGAAATCACCAGCATCGAGCCCAAAAAGTCCACAATCTGTCAGGAAGACACTGACTGAAGCGCAGCAGAGACTGACTGAATTGAAGAGAAATGACAGGAGACATAGAAATATTAAAGAAATGAATATAAACAAAGAGGATACGAAAGCCAGCCCTTTTAAGAAAAACTTGATAGAGACACCAAAAAAGGAGGAACATAAATCATCAGCTTTGGACAAGACATCTCCTGTTATTAAGGTCACTACAGGAAATGAAACAAGCAGCATATCTGTCCAAAGTGTAAGTTCGTCATCCGTAGAAAGAGATTCAGAAATCCAGAGTGAGACCACTGATGTCAAACCTGATGAAGTGCAGATGCAACGGGAGACGCAGCGAGTCAAATCAACTCCAACAAAAGATTTGCACAAGGTTGAATCTGTACTGGGAAAAGGTCAAAATAAAGCACTGGATGTAAAATCACCACTAGTGAGAAAAGGAACCACACCTGCTCAGGTTGATACTAAGAAATCCCAAAGTGTTAAATCGACACCAGTGAAAATTAAAGGGACACCGCAGGAGGTCAAATCCACACCAgtcaaaagtcaaagtaaatttGCAGGAAACACTCCCGTTAAAAGCAAAGGAAGAGTTGTGGAAAATGAATTAAACACAGCTCAAAAAATGGGAGGTAGAACTGCAGATAAGCAGAAGATACCTGGAGATGACGGCGGTGAAGATAAAAAGAAGGCAAAAGAATCTAAACTGAAGGCAAAAACAAAACCAGGGGGAGAAGAAGGAAATGAAATAAGAGTTAAAGGACAAGCTGACTCTGAAGATAATACGAGGGCCAAGCCAAGAAGTAAGCAGACAGAATCTTCCAGCCCGCTGTTATCACAACAGGATACACCTATTGAAGTGCTGTGTAACCCCATTTCCTCACAAAGCACTCACAGAACAGAGGTGGTTTCCGTCAGCGGTGCCAAATCCCTGCAAGGCCCCGAACCTGTTGATAAGGATCTGCTCGTTTCTGGAACAAGCATGGAGGACACTCAGAGCCTGACTGAAGAAAAGCCAAGGTGGGGGGAGATCCTCAGTACCGCAGCCTTACTCCTTCCTGCTGTGGGGATAGCAGGTGCAGCTATGGGGGTCCTTAGTGAGGCAGTGACAAGCATAGGGGCTTCTCAGTCTGATACAGTTACCTCTACACCACCCAAAACACCCAGGCGAGTGATGCAATTCACAAAACAGAGTGCAGTTTTGCAGCCTTCTTTTTCCTCGACACATTTTTCTTCAACAGAAGCGTCAAATCCACCAGAAGAAAGCACGAAGAAAGATGTTCAGGTCAAGAAAAATGTAGTTCAAGAAGAAGAAAGTCATGGTTCCCCTCAGTCACAACAGGGGGTGGTGAAGAGTGACGGGGATGAAGACTTTTCACAAACAGAGGGTAAGAACAGGGGCACAGATGTGGAAACTTTCCAGCAAGAACTCGGAGAAGATGCGAAAACCTACAACCATCAtgagggagaagaaaaacatactGAAGATGAGGAAAAGAAGGAAGATGAAGAAAGCGGAAGCGATGTGGAagatgaaggagatgaagagagtgGAAGCGATGTGGAagatgaaggagaggaggagggaagtgaGAGTAGTGATGATGTCTTAGAGGAGGAAAAGCTGAGTGTTTCTGGTGAGGAAGAGCAAGAGAATGAAACtgcagaggaagatgaggaggaggaaacaggCTCCAGcagtgaggaagaggatgaaggaAGTGAGAAGAGTGATGTTATAGAGGCTGAAGAGAAGGGAGAAGAAAGCAGTGAGGCAGCAGGGGAGGAGGGAAGTGAAGAATCCACTGAAGAAGAGaataaaaaagaagaggaagaaagtgAGGTGAGtgaggatgaagaagatgaaAGTGGTGAAGAGTCGGGGAGCAGCAAGAGCAAAGattcagaggaggaggacagagacggAGGTGACACTGCAGAGTCTGATTCTGAGGAAGaaaacgaagaagaagaagaaaatgaggTTGGTGAGGAAGAGGGTGAAACTGAGGACCAAAAAGATTCCATCgaaagtgaggaggaggagacagactcagaagaagatgaagaaacgGGTAAGAGTGAAGGGGAGGAAGATGAGAAACGGGATGAAGCGAGTGTAAatgacgaggaggaagaggaagacggTGATCCTGATGAAGACAGAGAAGAGCAAGATGAAAAGCGTGATAAAgaaaatgaggaggaggaagagggtgaGGAAGAGGTATCTTTAGATGAAGGGGAAGCTGAGGAAGAGactgcagaggaggaagaggaaggaaaggaggaggaagaagaagagggcgaggaggag gaagaagagagtaaGGAGGAGgttacagaggaggaggaagaagagagtaaGGAGGAGgatacagaggaggaggaagaagagagtaaGGAGGAG gttacagaggaggaagaagagagtaaGGAGGACCTtacagtggaggaggaggaagaagaagaggatgaggaagaagagagtAAGGAGGAGgttacagaggaggaagaagagagtaaGGATGAGgttacagaggaggaggaagaagagagtaaGGAGGACCttacagaggaggaagaagagagtaaGGAGGACCTTacagaggtggaggaagaagaagagggtgaggaagaagagagtAAGGAGGGGGTtacagaggagcaggaggaggaggaagaagaagaggaggaggaagaagagagtaaGGAGGACctaacagaggaggaggaagaagaagagggtgaggaagaagagagtAAGGAGGGGGTtacagaggagcaggaggaggaggaggaagaagagggtgaggaagaagagagtAAGGAGGAGgttacagaggaggaagagggcgaGGGTGAGGAAGAGGTTGCAGAGGAGCAAGAGAGTGAAGGTGAGGAGGAAggggatgaggaagaggaggaagaggagaatgaAACAAAGATTAAACCAAAAACAGAGACAAGACTCAataaacagagagaagaaacaAAACAGGAACAACCTGGAGGAAAGAAAGGTGGTGATTctgaggaagatgaagatgaggagagtgaggaagaagctagtgaagaagaggaagaggagggagaagaggaggagagtgaggAAAAAGGAAAGGCTGTAAACATCAAACATGGTAAGAAACATGCTAAAAGGGAGgaaggtgagaaagaaaaagagggaaatacaaaagtggaggaggaagaagaagaggaggaggaggaggaggaggaggtaaaatcaacaacaaaaaacgtACAGAAGTTGCCTCCTGAcacaaaagacaaacaacagaAAGAAACACCTAAACCAGCACCGAGGACGAAGAAGATCGCTGCAAGAGAGAAGACAGAAGCCGACTCTAAGCAGTTCTGGAACGATGTTCTGCCTCAGTACCTCGACCTGCAATGA
- the rpgra gene encoding uncharacterized protein rpgra isoform X14, with protein sequence MTGQDDVDIPETGAIFTFGKSSFADNVPSTFWLKNDQPVHLSCGGEHTAVVTENGRLLMFGGNAWGQLGRGFKLAARKPASVKALKSEKVKLVACGRDHTIVCTWRGSVYVAGSNHDGQLGMGHCNNTTSFHLLHPFCDHAPIKMLSAGCNTSAALTEDGRLWMWGANAVGQIGLGDEGFAAEPTEVDVGEAVLWVSCGYHHSAFVTVDGDLYTFGESANGRLGLQVEQLANHRVPQRVQGILGRVTQVCCGGEHTVALTEENVYTFGRGQYGQLGHGTFLFEVDLPKPVEHFSNSSIKHIACGEKHTAVMTNSGLLYTFGDGRHGKLGLGEENFINQFSPTLCTRFFKCNVQLVSCGGNHMLVLAAPRPPESQEVVPEDDATITENFLEPSYTEILQLGALIDPLMALSARARHRQKGSSVELFGEMSHNLPRLSSDFLNPSWQTSRNIPTHKTPSKDFTTPASSPKPQSEVILSPPLFPRSPVLSSKPSSPRSQSSNTFQNKSSTTASSKSKSKELPSPLLSPKSITEQNTPVSPKRAAKKRLYRVSTAKKALIEESPLPPKEPCSPTRPSSDVSNKHLSEEEHPASPQTEEENVQRQIVIEDVEENISEKGVDSDFLPNMEKKKGRALRRTMKEAQLFEVNGKAGHNSLKASPTALLKGSLKKEVSPPRSSKSLKNTSKKVTSKGKENITKQSLKIKTHEDEQARKEPSHLKSPASSPKSPQSVRKTLTEAQQRLTELKRNDRRHRNIKEMNINKEDTKASPFKKNLIETPKKEEHKSSALDKTSPVIKVTTGNETSSISVQSVSSSSVERDSEIQSETTDVKPDEVQMQRETQRVKSTPTKDLHKVESVLGKGQNKALDVKSPLVRKGTTPAQVDTKKSQSVKSTPVKIKGTPQEVKSTPVKSQSKFAGNTPVKSKGRVVENELNTAQKMGGRTADKQKIPGDDGGEDKKKAKESKLKAKTKPGGEEGNEIRVKGQADSEDNTRAKPRSKQTESSSPLLSQQDTPIEVLCNPISSQSTHRTEVVSVSGAKSLQGPEPVDKDLLVSGTSMEDTQSLTEEKPRWGEILSTAALLLPAVGIAGAAMGVLSEAVTSIGASQSDTVTSTPPKTPRRVMQFTKQSAVLQPSFSSTHFSSTEASNPPEESTKKDVQVKKNVVQEEESHGSPQSQQGVVKSDGDEDFSQTEGKNRGTDVETFQQELGEDAKTYNHHEGEEKHTEDEEKKEDEESGSDVEDEGDEESGSDVEDEGEEEGSESSDDVLEEEKLSVSGEEEQENETAEEDEEEETGSSSEEEDEGSEKSDVIEAEEKGEESSEAAGEEGSEESTEEENKKEEEESEVSEDEEDESGEESGSSKSKDSEEEDRDGGDTAESDSEEENEEEEENEVGEEEGETEDQKDSIESEEEETDSEEDEETGKSEGEEDEKRDEASVNDEEEEEDGDPDEDREEQDEKRDKENEEEEEGEEEVSLDEGEAEEETAEEEEEGKEEEEEEGEEEEEESKEEVTEEEEEESKEEDTEEEEEESKEEVTEEEEEESKEVTEEEEDESKEDLTVEEEEEEEDEEEESKEEVTEEEEEKSKEDLTEVEEEEEGEEEESKEGVTEEQEEEEEEEEEEEESKEDLTEEEEEEEGEEEESKEGVTEEQEEEEEEEGEEEESKEEVTEEEEGEGEEEVAEEQESEGEEEGDEEEEEEENETKIKPKTETRLNKQREETKQEQPGGKKGGDSEEDEDEESEEEASEEEEEEGEEEESEEKGKAVNIKHGKKHAKREEGEKEKEGNTKVEEEEEEEEEEEEEVKSTTKNVQKLPPDTKDKQQKETPKPAPRTKKIAAREKTEADSKQFWNDVLPQYLDLQ encoded by the exons ATGACGGGACAGGACGATGTGGACATACCCG AAACAGGAGCCATCTTCACATTTGGAAAGAGCAGCTTTGCTGACAATGTGCCTAGTACATTCTGGTTGAAGAATGACCAGCCAGTGCACCTATCTTGTGGTGGAGAGCACACTGCTGTTGTCACAG AAAATGGCAGGCTACTCATGTTTGGTGGTAATGCTTGGGGCCAACTGGGGCGTGGATTTAAGCTTGCTGCCAGGAAACCTGCCTCCGTGAAAG CCTTAAAGTCTGAGAAGGTGAAGCTTGTGGCTTGTGGGAGAGATCACACAATCGTCTGCACAT gGCGGGGTAGTGTGTATGTGGCTGGCAGTAACCACGATGGGCAGCTTGGTATGGGCCACTGCAACAACACTACATCCTTCCACCTGCTTCATCCCTTCTGTGACCATGCACCAATCAAAATGCTGTCTGCAGGATGCAACACCTCAGCTGCCTTAACAG aGGACGGGAGGCTGTGGATGTGGGGAGCCAACGCCGTGGGTCAGATTGGTTTAGGGGACGAGGGGTTTGCAGCAGAACCCACAGAGGTGGATGTTGGGGAGGCGGTGCTTTGGGTCTCCTGTGGGTACCACCACTCAGCATTTGTCACAG tgGATGGAGATCTTTACACGTTTGGCGAGAGTGCGAATGGAAGGCTTGGTCTCCAGGTGGAGCAGCTGGCCAATCACAGAGTCCCTCAGCGGGTGCAAGGGATTCTGGGTCGTGTCACCCAGGTGTGCTGTGGAGGGGAGCACACTGTGGCACTCACAG AGGAGAACGTGTACACGTTTGGTAGAGGTCAGTACGGTCAGCTGGGCCACGGGACATTTCTGTTTGAAGTTGATTTGCCAAAACCAGTGGAGCACTTTAGTAACAGCAGCATCAAACATATCGCCTGTGGAGAAAAGCACACCGCTGTGATGACAA ACAGCGGACTCCTGTACACATTTGGTGATGGTCGTCATGGGAAACTGGGTTTAGGGGAGGAGAACTTCATCAACCAGTTCAGCCCGACACTCTGCACACGTTTTTTCAAGTGCAATGTTCAATTA GTGTCCTGCGGTGGTAACCACATGCTGGTACTGGCTGCACCCAGACCACCAGAGAGCCAAGAAGTGGTGCCAGAGGATGATGCCACAATCACAGAGAACTTTCTAGAGCCAAGTTACACAGAAATCCTTCAGCTGGGCGCTTTGATTGATCCACTCATGGCCCTCTCTGCTCGAGCTCGCCACAGACAAAAA GGAAGCTCTGTGGAGCTGTTTGGAGAGATGTCTCACAACCTCCCACGTCTAAGTTCTGACTTCCTCAACCCCTCCTGGCAAACGTCCAGAAATATCCCAACCCATAAAACGCCCTCAAAGGACTTTACTACCCCTGCATCATCCCCGAAACCACAATCAGAAGTAATACTAAGCCCACCACTCTTCCCCAGATCTCCAGTGTTATCCTCTAAGCCATCGAGCCCACGTTCTCAATCGTCGAACACCTTTCAGAATAAATCCTCTACCACTGCTTCCTCTAAGTCTAAATCCAAAGAGCTGCCTTCTCCCTTACTATCGCCAAAGTCTATAACTGAACAGAACACCCCAGTATCTCCTAAAAGGGCTGCGAAAAAAAGACTGTACAGAGTGTCAACCGCTAAAAAGGCCTTAATTGAAGAATCTCCTCTACCACCTAAAGAGCCCTGCAGCCCCACTAGACCCTCCAGTGATGTTTCCAATAAACATCTCAGTGAGGAAGAGCATCCTGCCTCGCCACAAACAG agGAAGAAAATGTTCAGAGACAAATTGTCATAGAAGATGTGGAGGAGAATATCTCTGAGAAAGGAGTCGACTCTGACTTTTTGCCAAATATG GAAAAGAAGAAAGGTCGAGCTCTTAGAAGAACTATGAAAGAGGCACAGTTGTTTGAGGTCAATGGAAAGGCAGGACATAATTCTCTCAAGGCCTCACCCACAGCGCTCCTGAAAGGCTCTTTAAAGAAAGAAGTGTCTCCACCGAGGAGCTCAAAGAGTCTAAAAAACACATCCAAAAAAGTCACATCTAAAGGCAAAGAGAACATCACCAAGCAGTCTCTTAAAATCAAAACTCATGAAGACGAACAAGCTCGAAAGGAACCCTCGCATTTGAAATCACCAGCATCGAGCCCAAAAAGTCCACAATCTGTCAGGAAGACACTGACTGAAGCGCAGCAGAGACTGACTGAATTGAAGAGAAATGACAGGAGACATAGAAATATTAAAGAAATGAATATAAACAAAGAGGATACGAAAGCCAGCCCTTTTAAGAAAAACTTGATAGAGACACCAAAAAAGGAGGAACATAAATCATCAGCTTTGGACAAGACATCTCCTGTTATTAAGGTCACTACAGGAAATGAAACAAGCAGCATATCTGTCCAAAGTGTAAGTTCGTCATCCGTAGAAAGAGATTCAGAAATCCAGAGTGAGACCACTGATGTCAAACCTGATGAAGTGCAGATGCAACGGGAGACGCAGCGAGTCAAATCAACTCCAACAAAAGATTTGCACAAGGTTGAATCTGTACTGGGAAAAGGTCAAAATAAAGCACTGGATGTAAAATCACCACTAGTGAGAAAAGGAACCACACCTGCTCAGGTTGATACTAAGAAATCCCAAAGTGTTAAATCGACACCAGTGAAAATTAAAGGGACACCGCAGGAGGTCAAATCCACACCAgtcaaaagtcaaagtaaatttGCAGGAAACACTCCCGTTAAAAGCAAAGGAAGAGTTGTGGAAAATGAATTAAACACAGCTCAAAAAATGGGAGGTAGAACTGCAGATAAGCAGAAGATACCTGGAGATGACGGCGGTGAAGATAAAAAGAAGGCAAAAGAATCTAAACTGAAGGCAAAAACAAAACCAGGGGGAGAAGAAGGAAATGAAATAAGAGTTAAAGGACAAGCTGACTCTGAAGATAATACGAGGGCCAAGCCAAGAAGTAAGCAGACAGAATCTTCCAGCCCGCTGTTATCACAACAGGATACACCTATTGAAGTGCTGTGTAACCCCATTTCCTCACAAAGCACTCACAGAACAGAGGTGGTTTCCGTCAGCGGTGCCAAATCCCTGCAAGGCCCCGAACCTGTTGATAAGGATCTGCTCGTTTCTGGAACAAGCATGGAGGACACTCAGAGCCTGACTGAAGAAAAGCCAAGGTGGGGGGAGATCCTCAGTACCGCAGCCTTACTCCTTCCTGCTGTGGGGATAGCAGGTGCAGCTATGGGGGTCCTTAGTGAGGCAGTGACAAGCATAGGGGCTTCTCAGTCTGATACAGTTACCTCTACACCACCCAAAACACCCAGGCGAGTGATGCAATTCACAAAACAGAGTGCAGTTTTGCAGCCTTCTTTTTCCTCGACACATTTTTCTTCAACAGAAGCGTCAAATCCACCAGAAGAAAGCACGAAGAAAGATGTTCAGGTCAAGAAAAATGTAGTTCAAGAAGAAGAAAGTCATGGTTCCCCTCAGTCACAACAGGGGGTGGTGAAGAGTGACGGGGATGAAGACTTTTCACAAACAGAGGGTAAGAACAGGGGCACAGATGTGGAAACTTTCCAGCAAGAACTCGGAGAAGATGCGAAAACCTACAACCATCAtgagggagaagaaaaacatactGAAGATGAGGAAAAGAAGGAAGATGAAGAAAGCGGAAGCGATGTGGAagatgaaggagatgaagagagtgGAAGCGATGTGGAagatgaaggagaggaggagggaagtgaGAGTAGTGATGATGTCTTAGAGGAGGAAAAGCTGAGTGTTTCTGGTGAGGAAGAGCAAGAGAATGAAACtgcagaggaagatgaggaggaggaaacaggCTCCAGcagtgaggaagaggatgaaggaAGTGAGAAGAGTGATGTTATAGAGGCTGAAGAGAAGGGAGAAGAAAGCAGTGAGGCAGCAGGGGAGGAGGGAAGTGAAGAATCCACTGAAGAAGAGaataaaaaagaagaggaagaaagtgAGGTGAGtgaggatgaagaagatgaaAGTGGTGAAGAGTCGGGGAGCAGCAAGAGCAAAGattcagaggaggaggacagagacggAGGTGACACTGCAGAGTCTGATTCTGAGGAAGaaaacgaagaagaagaagaaaatgaggTTGGTGAGGAAGAGGGTGAAACTGAGGACCAAAAAGATTCCATCgaaagtgaggaggaggagacagactcagaagaagatgaagaaacgGGTAAGAGTGAAGGGGAGGAAGATGAGAAACGGGATGAAGCGAGTGTAAatgacgaggaggaagaggaagacggTGATCCTGATGAAGACAGAGAAGAGCAAGATGAAAAGCGTGATAAAgaaaatgaggaggaggaagagggtgaGGAAGAGGTATCTTTAGATGAAGGGGAAGCTGAGGAAGAGactgcagaggaggaagaggaaggaaaggaggaggaagaagaagagggcgaggaggag gaagaagagagtaaGGAGGAGgttacagaggaggaggaagaagagagtaaGGAGGAGgatacagaggaggaggaagaagagagtaaGGAGGAGgttacagaggaggaggaagaagagagtaaGGAGgttacagaggaggaagaagatg agagtaaGGAGGACCTtacagtggaggaggaggaagaagaagaggatgaggaagaagagagtAAGGAGGAGgttacagaggaggaagaagaga agagtaaGGAGGACCTTacagaggtggaggaagaagaagagggtgaggaagaagagagtAAGGAGGGGGTtacagaggagcaggaggaggaggaagaagaagaggaggaggaagaagagagtaaGGAGGACctaacagaggaggaggaagaagaagagggtgaggaagaagagagtAAGGAGGGGGTtacagaggagcaggaggaggaggaggaagaagagggtgaggaagaagagagtAAGGAGGAGgttacagaggaggaagagggcgaGGGTGAGGAAGAGGTTGCAGAGGAGCAAGAGAGTGAAGGTGAGGAGGAAggggatgaggaagaggaggaagaggagaatgaAACAAAGATTAAACCAAAAACAGAGACAAGACTCAataaacagagagaagaaacaAAACAGGAACAACCTGGAGGAAAGAAAGGTGGTGATTctgaggaagatgaagatgaggagagtgaggaagaagctagtgaagaagaggaagaggagggagaagaggaggagagtgaggAAAAAGGAAAGGCTGTAAACATCAAACATGGTAAGAAACATGCTAAAAGGGAGgaaggtgagaaagaaaaagagggaaatacaaaagtggaggaggaagaagaagaggaggaggaggaggaggaggaggtaaaatcaacaacaaaaaacgtACAGAAGTTGCCTCCTGAcacaaaagacaaacaacagaAAGAAACACCTAAACCAGCACCGAGGACGAAGAAGATCGCTGCAAGAGAGAAGACAGAAGCCGACTCTAAGCAGTTCTGGAACGATGTTCTGCCTCAGTACCTCGACCTGCAATGA